A single window of Malus sylvestris chromosome 5, drMalSylv7.2, whole genome shotgun sequence DNA harbors:
- the LOC126624594 gene encoding uncharacterized protein LOC126624594 isoform X3 — protein sequence MSQLIARRRGVTNAPSAFSAPTASALSAPLIGEPTPLTEATPRSSQVPASSTSSVSVQPLNARRPHRRRRHPELSDHTSSASTVEGGGSQRAKKKSRGPNRMLKPTHTLHLSKELIKIAYDSRHRGAATSQQHSSVATSCGFVIRWHCPMQWESWAEIPERMKKLVRHELLVNYNLDDISPEATAYLEENLAAQYKRWKCELHAHFKKWDDSEIARLEGSPVELLERPEDWEWLCKHFTDTKFVKIVGKKARESKTLFHHSGSMPFLYRVDQKLDRRHGKVVRGMGKVQVREMSASSSKTTTEQVIALKKEVATLKDNIAAHKATWDAHKAAWDAHKATWDAMKAQIAAQIVAQFSAQDEKMSMILRALQMFGLQIPKPAIDLAPPSTSQPLRPTDTQQPDASNPDDYL from the exons ATGTCGCAGTTGATCGCTCGTCGTCGGGGTGTGACCAATGCGCCTTCCGCATTTTCAGCACCTACTGCTTCAGCCTTGAGTGCTCCATTGATTGGGGAGCCTACACCCCTTACTGAGGCTACTCCTAGGTCGTCTCAGGTGCCCGCATCATCGACGTCATCAGTGTCGGTTCAGCCGCTCAATGCACGGCGGCCCCATCGGCGCCGCCGCCATCCGGAGCTTTCTGATCACACTTCCTCGGCATCCACAGTCGAGGGTGGGGGCTCCCAGCGAG CTAAAAAAAAGTCCAGGGGGCCGAATCGAATGCTGAAGCCGACACACACCCTACATCTATCCAAAGAATTGATCAAGATTGCATATGACTCGCGACATCGTGGAGCAGCTACCTCACAACAGCATAGCAGCGTCGCTACCAGCTGTGGTTTTGTTATTCGGTGGCATTGTCCTATGCAGTGGGAGTCTTGGGCAGAAATTCCCGAGAGGATGAAGAAACTGGTGCGGCATGAGTTGTTG GTCAATTATAATCTTGATGACATATCCCCCGAGGCCACCGCCTACTTAGAGGAGAACTTAGCAGCCCAGTATAAACGTTGGAAGTGCGAACTCCACGCGCATTTTAAGAAATGGGATGATTCAGAGATTGCTCGCCTAGAGGGTTCCCCAGTCGAGTTGTTGGAACGGCCGGAAGATTGGGAGTGGCTTTGCAAACATTTTACGGATACAAAATTTGTG AAAATTGTTGGCAAGAAAGCTCGGGAGTCAAAGACACTTTTTCACCATTCTGGTTCAATGCCCTTCTTGTATAGGGTGGATCAGAAGCTCGATCGTCGTCATGGCAAGGTTGTTCGGGGCATGGGGAAGGTGCAGGTTCGTGAGATGAGTGCCTCCTCTTCTAAAACAACCACAGAACAGGTCATCGCCCTAAAGAAGGAAGTGGCAACCCTAAAAGATAATATTGCGGCCCATAAAGCAACCTGGGATGCCCATAAAGCAGCCTGGGATGCCCATAAAGCAACCTGGGATGCAATGAAAGCTCAGATTGCAGCCCAGATTGTAGCCCAATTTTCGGCCCAGGACGAGAAGATGAGCATGATCTTACGGGCCTTACAGATGTTCGGCCTCCAAATCCCAAAGCCAGCAATTGATCTTGCTCCACCTTCAACCTCTCAGCCACTTCGCCCAACCGATACCCAGCAACCTGATGCATCAAACCCAGACGACTACTtgtag
- the LOC126624594 gene encoding uncharacterized protein LOC126624594 isoform X1 → MSQLIARRRGVTNAPSAFSAPTASALSAPLIGEPTPLTEATPRSSQVPASSTSSVSVQPLNARRPHRRRRHPELSDHTSSASTVEGGGSQRAKKKSRGPNRMLKPTHTLHLSKELIKIAYDSRHRGAATSQQHSSVATSCGFVIRWHCPMQWESWAEIPERMKKLVRHELLVNYNLDDISPEATAYLEENLAAQYKRWKCELHAHFKKWDDSEIARLEGSPVELLERPEDWEWLCKHFTDTKFVQKIVGKKARESKTLFHHSGSMPFLYRVDQKLDRRHGKVVRGMGKVQVREMSASSSKTTTEQVIALKKEVATLKDNIAAHKATWDAHKAAWDAHKATWDAMKAQIAAQIVAQFSAQDEKMSMILRALQMFGLQIPKPAIDLAPPSTSQPLRPTDTQQPDASNPDDYL, encoded by the exons ATGTCGCAGTTGATCGCTCGTCGTCGGGGTGTGACCAATGCGCCTTCCGCATTTTCAGCACCTACTGCTTCAGCCTTGAGTGCTCCATTGATTGGGGAGCCTACACCCCTTACTGAGGCTACTCCTAGGTCGTCTCAGGTGCCCGCATCATCGACGTCATCAGTGTCGGTTCAGCCGCTCAATGCACGGCGGCCCCATCGGCGCCGCCGCCATCCGGAGCTTTCTGATCACACTTCCTCGGCATCCACAGTCGAGGGTGGGGGCTCCCAGCGAG CTAAAAAAAAGTCCAGGGGGCCGAATCGAATGCTGAAGCCGACACACACCCTACATCTATCCAAAGAATTGATCAAGATTGCATATGACTCGCGACATCGTGGAGCAGCTACCTCACAACAGCATAGCAGCGTCGCTACCAGCTGTGGTTTTGTTATTCGGTGGCATTGTCCTATGCAGTGGGAGTCTTGGGCAGAAATTCCCGAGAGGATGAAGAAACTGGTGCGGCATGAGTTGTTG GTCAATTATAATCTTGATGACATATCCCCCGAGGCCACCGCCTACTTAGAGGAGAACTTAGCAGCCCAGTATAAACGTTGGAAGTGCGAACTCCACGCGCATTTTAAGAAATGGGATGATTCAGAGATTGCTCGCCTAGAGGGTTCCCCAGTCGAGTTGTTGGAACGGCCGGAAGATTGGGAGTGGCTTTGCAAACATTTTACGGATACAAAATTTGTG CAAAAAATTGTTGGCAAGAAAGCTCGGGAGTCAAAGACACTTTTTCACCATTCTGGTTCAATGCCCTTCTTGTATAGGGTGGATCAGAAGCTCGATCGTCGTCATGGCAAGGTTGTTCGGGGCATGGGGAAGGTGCAGGTTCGTGAGATGAGTGCCTCCTCTTCTAAAACAACCACAGAACAGGTCATCGCCCTAAAGAAGGAAGTGGCAACCCTAAAAGATAATATTGCGGCCCATAAAGCAACCTGGGATGCCCATAAAGCAGCCTGGGATGCCCATAAAGCAACCTGGGATGCAATGAAAGCTCAGATTGCAGCCCAGATTGTAGCCCAATTTTCGGCCCAGGACGAGAAGATGAGCATGATCTTACGGGCCTTACAGATGTTCGGCCTCCAAATCCCAAAGCCAGCAATTGATCTTGCTCCACCTTCAACCTCTCAGCCACTTCGCCCAACCGATACCCAGCAACCTGATGCATCAAACCCAGACGACTACTtgtag
- the LOC126624594 gene encoding uncharacterized protein LOC126624594 isoform X2, whose amino-acid sequence MSQLIARRRGVTNAPSAFSAPTASALSAPLIGEPTPLTEATPRSSQVPASSTSSVSVQPLNARRPHRRRRHPELSDHTSSASTVEGGGSQRAKKKSRGPNRMLKPTHTLHLSKELIKIAYDSRHRGAATSQQHSSVATSCGFVIRWHCPMQWESWAEIPERMKKLVRHELLVNYNLDDISPEATAYLEENLAAQYKRWKCELHAHFKKWDDSEIARLEGSPVELLERPEDWEWLCKHFTDTKFQKIVGKKARESKTLFHHSGSMPFLYRVDQKLDRRHGKVVRGMGKVQVREMSASSSKTTTEQVIALKKEVATLKDNIAAHKATWDAHKAAWDAHKATWDAMKAQIAAQIVAQFSAQDEKMSMILRALQMFGLQIPKPAIDLAPPSTSQPLRPTDTQQPDASNPDDYL is encoded by the exons ATGTCGCAGTTGATCGCTCGTCGTCGGGGTGTGACCAATGCGCCTTCCGCATTTTCAGCACCTACTGCTTCAGCCTTGAGTGCTCCATTGATTGGGGAGCCTACACCCCTTACTGAGGCTACTCCTAGGTCGTCTCAGGTGCCCGCATCATCGACGTCATCAGTGTCGGTTCAGCCGCTCAATGCACGGCGGCCCCATCGGCGCCGCCGCCATCCGGAGCTTTCTGATCACACTTCCTCGGCATCCACAGTCGAGGGTGGGGGCTCCCAGCGAG CTAAAAAAAAGTCCAGGGGGCCGAATCGAATGCTGAAGCCGACACACACCCTACATCTATCCAAAGAATTGATCAAGATTGCATATGACTCGCGACATCGTGGAGCAGCTACCTCACAACAGCATAGCAGCGTCGCTACCAGCTGTGGTTTTGTTATTCGGTGGCATTGTCCTATGCAGTGGGAGTCTTGGGCAGAAATTCCCGAGAGGATGAAGAAACTGGTGCGGCATGAGTTGTTG GTCAATTATAATCTTGATGACATATCCCCCGAGGCCACCGCCTACTTAGAGGAGAACTTAGCAGCCCAGTATAAACGTTGGAAGTGCGAACTCCACGCGCATTTTAAGAAATGGGATGATTCAGAGATTGCTCGCCTAGAGGGTTCCCCAGTCGAGTTGTTGGAACGGCCGGAAGATTGGGAGTGGCTTTGCAAACATTTTACGGATACAAAATTT CAAAAAATTGTTGGCAAGAAAGCTCGGGAGTCAAAGACACTTTTTCACCATTCTGGTTCAATGCCCTTCTTGTATAGGGTGGATCAGAAGCTCGATCGTCGTCATGGCAAGGTTGTTCGGGGCATGGGGAAGGTGCAGGTTCGTGAGATGAGTGCCTCCTCTTCTAAAACAACCACAGAACAGGTCATCGCCCTAAAGAAGGAAGTGGCAACCCTAAAAGATAATATTGCGGCCCATAAAGCAACCTGGGATGCCCATAAAGCAGCCTGGGATGCCCATAAAGCAACCTGGGATGCAATGAAAGCTCAGATTGCAGCCCAGATTGTAGCCCAATTTTCGGCCCAGGACGAGAAGATGAGCATGATCTTACGGGCCTTACAGATGTTCGGCCTCCAAATCCCAAAGCCAGCAATTGATCTTGCTCCACCTTCAACCTCTCAGCCACTTCGCCCAACCGATACCCAGCAACCTGATGCATCAAACCCAGACGACTACTtgtag
- the LOC126624606 gene encoding uncharacterized protein LOC126624606 isoform X1, producing the protein MAFLLPNFSASSILLQTKPKEKPIHQMLSQTKPSFSFSHLSPLASVQTPTLLEGAQLDASSVAQDKQQRDDFYVNLGLAVRTLREDVPLIFAKDLNYDIYRDDITFMDPLNTFTGIENYKLIFWALRFHGKILFRDISLEVYRIWQPSENVILIRWNMKGVPRVPWEAKGQFQGTSRYKLDRKGKIYEHKVDNLAFNFPQKLKPAASVLDLVAACPASPNLTFLWGPADAYSSSWLEFYRAVRGTLNRDSYLLPQDGLVS; encoded by the exons ATGGCTTTTCTGCTACCAAATTTCTCTGCTTCCTCCATACTcctccaaaccaaaccaaaagaaaaacccattCACCAAATGCTCTCCCAGACAAAACCCagtttctctttctctcaccTCTCTCCTCTGGCTAGCGTACAGACGCCCACTTTGTTGGAGGGTGCGCAGCTTGACGCCTCCAGCGTTGCGCAGGATAAGCAGCAAAGGGACGATTTTTATGTCAATCTTGGCCTGGCTGTACGGACGCTTCGTGAAGATGTCCCTTTAATTTTCGCCAAGGACCTTAATTATGACATTTACAG GGATGATATAACATTTATGGATCCTTTGAACACATTCACTGGCATTGAGAATTACAAATTGATCTTCTGGGCATTGCGATTTCATGGAAAGATTCTGTTCCGCGATATCTCCCTCGAGGTTTATAGGATTTGGCAGCCTTCAGAGAATGTGATACTGATAAGGTGGAACATGAAGGGTGTTCCTCGAGTTCCATGGGAAGCGAAGGGTCAGTTTCAGGGCACCTCGCGGTATAAATTGGACCGAAAGggcaaaatatatgaacataaaGTCGATAACTTGGCGTTTAACTTTCCACAGAAGCTCAAACCAGCAGCATCAGTGTTGGATTTAGTGGCAGCATGCCCTGCTAGTCCTAACCTGACATTTCTGTGGGGTCCTGCAGATGCGTACTCATCTTCGTGGTTGGAGTTTTATCGAGCAGTGAGGGGGACTTTGAATCGGGATAGTTACTTGCTACCACAAGATGGTTTGGTTAGCTGA
- the LOC126624597 gene encoding probable LRR receptor-like serine/threonine-protein kinase At4g36180: protein MDSHYHLSIAHYFLLVLLTSSYMRSTTKTCFCLAGGALSSSVKTNPCIDKERQALLIFKQHLVDPSGRLSSWVGHDCCQWKGVSCNNRTGHVVKMDLRNPYEERDMYEKFRLGGKINASLLSLKHLNYLDLSNNDFYSIQVPNFFGELKSLQYLNLSSASFGGEIPPSLGNLSSLNFLDLGWNIGLTSRKLNWLSRLSSLKYLDLGSVDLSTTGVNWVYAVNMLPSLAELLLSFCQIEIIPLISLRHINLTSLLVLDVSDNMFSSSFPSWLFNLTSLITLDISGNHFNGNFPEVNGNLCKLKVLSLSQNEFKGGIEEFWRSFLNCPNIALESLDLSYCELESQLPASLGLFKSLQKLDLESNLFFGPIPSNIDQMMPNLDALLLSENHLTGTIPPSVCNMQQLGVLSLRSNQFYGELPRAWNVGSKLWFLDVGLNNLSGNIPTSLGVLSSLQVLKLNNNNFGGEIPNSLRNCSILRSLDLGDNKLYGNIPLWIGGPNVSVLYRIQLRSNSFSGHLSQQLCNLRHLHILDLSHNNLSGTIPKCLDNLASLVDDLNADTIGAIEQITLTLKGRELVYNKTINLVKSIDLSSNNLQGEIPEEISSLIQFGTLNLSRNQLT from the coding sequence ATGGATTCCCACTATCACCTCAGTATTGCTCACTATttccttcttgttcttttgaCCTCTTCCTACATGCGGAGTACTACTAAAACCTGTTTCTGTTTGGCCGGTGGTGCACTTTCAAGCAGTGTGAAAACAAATCCATGCATCGACAAAGAAAGACAAGCGCTTCTCATCTTTAAACAACATCTTGTTGATCCTTCTGGCAGGCTTTCCTCTTGGGTAGGTCACGATTGCTGTCAATGGAAAGGTGTTTCATGCAACAACCGCACCGGTCATGTGGTGAAGATGGACCTCCGGAATCCGTATGAAGAGCGGGACATGTATGAAAAGTTTCGCTTGGGAGGTAAGATAAATGCTTCTCTGTTGAGCTTGAAACATTTAAATTACCTGGACCTAAGCAATAATGATTTTTATAGCATTCAAGTTCCTAACTTCTTCGGGGAGCTTAAAAGTTTGCAATATCTCAATCTCTCATCTGCGTCATTTGGAGGAGAGATTCCCCCTTCTCTTGGTAATCTGTCAAGCCTCAATTTTCTTGATCTTGGGTGGAATATTGGCTTAACTTCCAGAAAGTTGAATTGGCTGTCTCGCCTTTCTTCTCTTAAATACCTTGATCTCGGATCAGTGGATCTTAGCACCACAGGAGTCAATTGGGTGTATGCTGTTAATATGCTTCCTTCATTAGCGGAGTTACTCTTATCTTTTTGCCAAATTGAAATCATTCCACTCATCTCACTGCGACACATTAATTTGACATCACTTTTAGTACTTGATGTGTCAGATAATATGTTTAGTTCTTCATTTCCCAGCTGGCTTTTTAATCTCACCAGCCTCATAACGCTTGATATATCTGGGAATCATTTCAATGGTAATTTTCCTGAAGTCAATGGAAATTTGTGCAAGCTAAAGGTCTTAAGCCTTTCTCAAAACGAATTTAAAGGGGGGATTGAAGAGTTTTGGAGGAGTTTCTTGAATTGTCCAAATATAGCATTAGAGTCCCTAGATTTGTCTTATTGTGAGCTGGAAAGCCAACTGCCTGCCTCCTTAGGATTGTTTAAAAGTTTGCAGAAGCTTGATCTCGAAAGCAATCTATTTTTCGGGCCAATTCCCTCTAATATTGACCAAATGATGCCCAATTTGGATGCCTTGTTACTTTCTGAGAATCATTTGACTGGCACTATTCCTCCCTCCGTTTGCAACATGCAGCAATTGGGAGTCTTGTCTCTAAGGagcaatcaattttatggagAATTGCCTCGTGCATGGAATGTGGGGAGCAAACTGTGGTTTCTAGATGTTGGTCTGAACAATCTCTCTGGTAATATTCCCACTTCATTGGGGGTATTAAGTTCACTGCAAGTATTAaagctcaacaacaacaattttgggggtgaaattcctaattcgtTGCGAAATTGTTCTATTTTGAGAAGTCTAGATCTCGGAGACAACAAGTTATATGGTAACATACCTCTATGGATAGGAGGACCAAATGTATCCGTGTTGTACCGGATACAATTACGGTCCAACTCTTTTAGTGGACATCTATCCCAGCAACTGTGCAATCTTCGACATCTTCATATCCTCGACCTTAGTCACAACAACCTTTCAGGTACTATTCCCAAGTGTCTGGATAATTTGGCTTCGCTGGTGGACGATTTAAATGCAGACACTATTGGTGCTATTGAGCAAATCACACTGACACTAAAAGGAAGAGAACTTGTGTACAACAAGACTATAAATCTTGTAAAGAGCATTGATCTTTCATCAAATAATTTACAAGGTGAAATCCCTGAAGAAATAAGTAGCCTCATTCAATTCGGTACCTTGAACTTATCCAGGAATCAATTAACATGA